In Danaus plexippus chromosome 6, MEX_DaPlex, whole genome shotgun sequence, a single window of DNA contains:
- the LOC116779013 gene encoding mitochondrial-processing peptidase subunit beta, which yields MLKVANTLRLVSKKGNNARALATAVGYKQALVNVPPTQLTVLDNGIRIASEDSGAATATVGLWIDAGSRYETSKNNGVAHFLEHMAFKGTSKRSQTDLELLVENMGAHLNAYTSREQTVFYAKCLANDVPVAVEILADIIQNSSLAEPEIERERGVILREMQDVESNLQEVVFDHLHATAFQGTPLGQTILGPTKNIKKISKSDLQQYIKTHYQPSRIVLSGAGGIEHGKLVDLAQKHLGGLKNTPVDVPELAPCRYTGSEIRVRDDSMPLAHIAIAVEGAGWTDPDNIPLMVANTLVGAWDRSQGGGTNNASYLARAASAGNLCHSFQSFNTCYKDTGLWGIYYVAEPMQIEDMLFNIQHEWMKLCTSVTEGEVERAKNILKTNMLLQLDGTTPVCEDIGRQILCYNRRIPIHELDARINAVTAQNVRDVCYKFIYDRCPAVAAVGPTEALLDYTRIRAGMYWLRA from the coding sequence ATGTTGAAAGTCGCAAATACTTTACGATTGGTATCTAAAAAGGGGAACAATGCTCGAGCCTTGGCTACAGCAGTTGGTTATAAACAGGCCTTAGTTAATGTTCCCCCAACTCAGTTAACAGTACTGGATAATGGAATCCGCATTGCGTCTGAAGATTCTGGCGCTGCTACTGCGACCGTGGGGCTGTGGATCGACGCTGGATCAAGGTATGAGACATCCAAAAACAATGGTGTTGCACATTTCTTAGAACACATGGCTTTCAAAGGTACAAGTAAAAGGTCGCAGACAGACTTAGAATTACTTGTGGAAAACATGGGTGCCCATCTTAATGCTTACACATCAAGGGAACAGACAGTATTTTACGCAAAATGTCTCGCTAACGATGTCCCAGTCGCTGTTGAAATCCTAGCTGACATCATTCAAAATTCATCGCTCGCTGAACCCGAAATCGAACGAGAACGAGGAGTAATTCTCCGGGAAATGCAAGATGTTGAAAGCAACTTGCAGGAGGTTGTATTTGATCACTTACACGCTACAGCGTTCCAAGGTACTCCTTTGGGTCAAACCATTTTAGGACCcactaaaaatatcaaaaagatCTCCAAGTCTGATCTTCAGCAATACATTAAAACACATTACCAACCAAGCAGAATTGTGCTCTCAGGAGCTGGAGGAATTGAACATGGTAAACTTGTAGACCTAGCCCAAAAACATCTTGGTGGTTTGAAGAACACTCCAGTCGATGTCCCCGAATTAGCTCCTTGCCGTTATACTGGTTCAGAAATTAGGGTCCGTGATGATTCCATGCCTTTGGCTCATATTGCCATTGCTGTTGAGGGTGCTGGCTGGACTGACCCTGATAACATTCCTTTAATGGTTGCCAATACACTTGTTGGGGCTTGGGATCGTTCTCAAGGTGGTGGCACCAACAATGCATCTTATCTGGCGAGAGCTGCATCTGCTGGTAATCTATGCCACAGCTTCCAATCATTCAATACTTGTTACAAGGACACCGGGCTCTGGGGCATCTACTATGTTGCTGAGCCCATGCAGATTGAGGATATGTTATTCAACATTCAACACGAATGGATGAAACTGTGTACGTCCGTGACCGAAGGTGAAGTCGAAAGGGCAAAGAACATCCTCAAGACAAACATGCTGTTGCAACTGGACGGAACAACCCCAGTATGTGAGGATATTGGTCGCCAGATTCTTTGCTACAACCGCCGCATTCCCATCCACGAACTCGATGCGCGCATCAATGCTGTGACGGCTCAGAATGTCCGCGATGTTTGTTACAAGTTCATCTATGACCGTTGTCCAGCCGTAGCTGCTGTTGGACCCACCGAGGCCCTGTTAGATTACACCAGAATCCGTGCCGGAATGTACTGGCTCAGGGCGTAA
- the LOC116779012 gene encoding conserved oligomeric Golgi complex subunit 3, with protein sequence MNKMDNMTLKEIQNKLLLWDSSDTPLAPLTSSQREAILDLESLILSPDEDDGTQDPSQVDSNVPQIETTFDFLNWYDKLNEESLNANDEPYLAYQKQLEDRRNECIALTDQINATMLDLDKLTNEYNLVSNKTNALHTMSEQLLSDQNKLTEIGEDIKQKLHYFTQVEHLAQRLNSSTMSVNSETFFNVLSKIDECLDYMRANSSFKEAQVYSFKYRHLQNRAISLIQNYVNNVLNYATEQILTPDETNDSENVDTAYAVYFGKFLAIAPKLKMVISEVEKRAEHSEDYSGLLSSLQREYSSRRWSVAGGAVDSSLSAATRRHERDHCALLRSACSLLALALKDECSLYTNFFTHSSPALQEYLQSLCNGLYETLRPQIIHINHLETLAELCVILRVEVIEEQVNDDPALSPLGAAARSLLQDAQERLVYRAHVHLRDDVLRYRPAPGDLAYPDKLLMMEQIALSLQEQSLKRSDSRNSMVSDTSSTSQEVANINIEAQRRPQASPADLHGMWYPGVRRTLAALSRLYRCLEKRVFQGLAQEAISLCVQSVDSAAKQISATKTSVDGELFQIKHLLILREQIAPFQVDFVVKETTLDFSNMKNAAYGLIQKPRQIFSLNSNNALLEFLLEGTPMVKEHLLDSRKEVDRQLKACCETFIKCATEIMAGPLTELIEKAQAFTPADQLKIQPWAAPDQLGHVIKETQKRIKTHLAPLQRSMQLYLSNKETEFILFRPIRNNVVGYFVQMEQLLTNLGYSYEDTLIVACPTPEQVSVFISSASLISHSEAVLPYGKKKQATVRKPSVTSIPETESKNTEEKAIQDV encoded by the exons atgaataaaatggaTAATATGACTTTAAAGgagattcaaaataaattgcttttatgGGATTCTTCTGATACTCCTTTAGCCCCGCTTACTTCAAGCCAGAGAGAAGCAATTTTGGATTTGGAGAGTCTAATACTGTCGCCTGATGAAGATGAT GGGACACAAGATCCATCACAAGTAGATAGCAATGTTCCCCAAATAGAAACAACTTTTGATTTTCTTAATTGGTATGACAAACTGAATGAAGAGAGCTTAAATGCAAATGATGAACCATATTTGGCTTACCAGAAACAGTTGGAAGATCGGAGAAATGAATGCATAGCACTTACAGATCAG ataaatgCAACCATGCTGGATCTAGATAAATTAACTAATGAGTATAATCTGGTCTCTAACAAGACAAATGCTCTACATACAATGAGTGAACAACTGCTGTCAGATCAGAACAAGCTCACCGAAATTG GGGAGGATATCAAACAAAAGTTGCATTACTTCACCCAAGTTGAACATTTGGCCCAACGTCTCAATAGTAGCACAATGTCTGTGAACAGCGAAACTTTCTTCAATGTTCTCTCAAAAATTGATGAATGCTTGGATTATATGAGAGCAAAT AGTTCATTTAAAGAAGCCCAGGTGTACTCGTTCAAATATCGTCACCTTCAAAACAGAGCCATATCTCTGATACAAAACTATGTAAACAACGTTCTAAATTATGCCACGGAACAGATATTGACACCTGACGAAACTAATGATAGCGAAAATGTGGACACAGCATACGCTGTGTATTTCGGGAAGTTCCTAGCCATTGCACCCAAGTTAAAGATGGTGATCAGTGAAGTTGAGAAAAGGGCGGAACATAGTGAGGA TTATTCTGGTCTGTTGTCGTCCCTTCAGCGTGAGTATTCGTCTCGTCGCTGGTCCGTGGCTGGGGGCGCGGTGGATTCCTCTCTGTCGGCCGCCACTCGCCGTCACGAGCGCGACCACTGCGCTCTACTGCGCTCCGCCTGCTCCCTACTGGCTCTCGCACTCAAGGACGAATGTTCCTTGTACACCAACTTCTTCACACATTCCTCGCCCGCGTTACA aGAGTATTTGCAGTCTCTCTGCAACGGCCTGTACGAAACGTTGCGTCCTCAGATCATCCACATCAACCACCTGGAGACGCTCGCGGAGCTCTGCGTCATCCTGAGGGTGGAGGTCATCGAGGAACAGGTTAATGATGATC CGGCTCTATCTCCTCTGGGTGCTGCGGCTCGCTCTCTCCTCCAGGACGCCCAGGAGCGGCTCGTGTACCGCGCTCATGTTCACCTCCGAGACGACGTGTTACGATACCGACCAGCGCCCGGAGACCTCGCCTACCCTGACAAACTACTCATGATGGag CAAATAGCGCTGTCCCTTCAGGAGCAAAGTTTGAAAAGGAGTGATTCGCGGAACTCGATGGTGTCCGATACATCCTCAACGTCTCAGGAGGTCGCCAACATTAATATCGAGGCCCAACGAAGACCCCAAGCATCGCCGGCTGATCTTCACGGCATGTGGTACCCCGGGGTCAGGAGAACCCTGGCCGCACTGTCAAGACTGTACCGCTGTCTAGAAAAACGAGTCTTCCAAGGCCTAGCACAGGAAGCCATATCTTTATGCGTCCAGAGCGTGGACAGCGCTGCCAAACAAATATCTGCCACGAAGACGAGCGTCGACGGCGAACTGTTCCAGATAAAGCATCTCCTCATACTCAGGGAACAGATCGCACCGTTCCAAGTCGATTTCGTCGTCAAGGAGACGACATTAGACTTCAGCAACATGAAGAATGCCGCTTACGGTCTGATCCAGAAGCCGAGGCagatattttcattgaacAGCAATAACGCTTTACTGGAGTTCCTTTTGGAAGGAACGCCGATGGTGAAGGAGCACTTACTGGACTCTAGGAAGGAGGTCGACCGACAGCTGAAGGCGTGCTGCGAAACGTTCATCAAGTGCGCCACGGAAATCATGGCTGGACCGCTGACTGAGTTGATTGAAAAG gCACAAGCATTCACTCCAGCCGATCAACTGAAAATTCAGCCGTGGGCTGCTCCAGATCAACTGGGACACGTCATCAAGGAAACTCAAAAGCGCATTAAGACACATCTCGCGCCTCTACAAAGATCAATGCAGCTCTATCTGTCCAACAAGGAAACAGAGTTCATTCTTTTCAGACCTATACGA aaCAATGTCGTTGGATATTTCGTCCAAATGGAACAGCTATTGACGAACTTGGGTTACTCATACGAAGACACCTTGATAGTGGCTTGTCCTACTCCAGAACAGGTCTCGGTGTTCATTTCTTCAGCAAGTCTTATTAGCCATAGCGAAGCTGTTTTGCCTTATGGGAAGAAGAAGCAGGCGACCGTCAGAAAACCTAGTGTCACTAGTATACCAGAAACGGAGAGCAAAAATACTGAGGAAAAGGCGATACaggatgtttaa